One Scomber scombrus chromosome 1, fScoSco1.1, whole genome shotgun sequence DNA segment encodes these proteins:
- the aqp9b gene encoding aquaporin-9b has translation MENESKRKMKEKFGLRRDIFKEFLAEFLGIFVLILFGCGSVAQTVLSKGALGEPLTIHIGFTLGVMMAVYMAGGVSGAHLNPAVSLAMVILGKLPVKKFPVYVVAQFLGAFAGSCAVYGLYYDALMEYTNGEFAVTGVNATANIFASYPAKHLSVLNGFVDQVIATGALILCILAITDKKNIGAPQGMEPLCIGLIIMAIGVSMGLNCGYPINPARDLGPRFFTAVAGWGMDVFRAGGCWWWIPVAGPMVGGAVGAGVYFLFIELHHPEPEKQEENNVQDKYEMITMS, from the exons atggaaaatgaGAGCAAGAGAAAAATGAAGGAGAAATTTGGCCTGAGGCGGGACATCTTTAAGGAGTTCCTGGCGGAATTTCTGGGGATATTTGTCTTAATA CTCTTTGGATGTGGTTCAGTGGCCCAAACGGTGCTGAGTAAAGGGGCTCTCGGGGAGCCCTTGACTATCCACATTGGTTTCACTCTGGGAGTCATGATGGCCGTCTACATGGCAGGGGGAGTGTCAG GAGCTCACTTGAACCCTGCCGTCTCGCTTGCCATGGTGATACTTGGGAAACTACCAGTGAAGAAGTTCCCTGTGTATGTGGTGGCACAGTTCCTGGGGGCTTTTGCTGGATCTTGTGCTGTCTATGGGCTTTATTATG aTGCTTTGATGGAATACACCAATGGAGAATTTGCCGTTACTGGTGTGAATGCCACAGCCAACATATTTGCATCTTATCCTGCCAAACACCTCTCAGTCTTAAATGGATTTGTTGATCAG GTGATTGCAACCGGTGCACTGATCCTGTGCATCCTGGCCATTACTGACAAGAAGAATATTGGTGCTCCACAAGGCATGGAGCCTCTGTGCATCGGCCTGATCATCATGGCTATTGGAGTGTCAATGGGTCTGAACTGTGGCTATCCAATCAACCCAGCACGAGACCTCGGCCCACGGTTCTTCACTGCGGTGGCTGGATGGGGCATGGATGTGTTCAG AGCTGGGGGATGCTGGTGGTGGATCCCTGTGGCGGGGCCCATGGTGGGTGGAGCAGTTGGAGCTGGTGTATACTTTCTCTTCATTGAGCTGCACCATCCCGAGCCtgaaaaacaagaggaaaacaATGTCCAGgacaaatatgaaatgataacgatgagttaa
- the aldh1a2 gene encoding retinal dehydrogenase 2 → MTSSKIEIPGEVKSDPAALMASLQLMPSPVPNPEIKYTKIFINNEWQDSVSGKVFPACNPATGEQICEVQEADKADVDKAVQAARLAFSLGSVWRRMDASERGRLLSKLADLVERDSVYLATIESLNSGKPFLPTLFVDLQGTIKTLRYFAGYADKIHGTSIPMDGEYLTFTRHEPIGVCGQIIPWNFPLMMTAWKLGPALACGNTVVLKPAEQTPLTCLYMAALIKEAGFPPGVINILPGFGPTAGAAIASHMGIDKVAFTGSTEVGKLIQEAAGKSNLKRVTLELGGKNPNIIFADADLDLAVEQAHQGVFFNAGQCCTAGSRIYVEEPIYEEFVRRSVERAKRRIVGSPFDPTTEQGPQISREQQNRVLEFIQSGISEGAKMECGGKALGLKGFFIEPTVFSNVRDDMRIAREEIFGPVQQIMKFKTIEEVIERANNTDYGLVAAVFTTDINKAMTISTAMQAGTVWINCFNALSTQCPFGGYKMSGNGRELGESGLKEYSEVKTITMKMVAKNS, encoded by the exons ATGACTTCTAGTAAGATCGAGATCCCCGGAGAGGTGAAGAGCGACCCCGCTGCTCTCATGGCATCCCTCCAGCTGATGCCCTCGCCGGTGCCCAACCCGGAGATCAAGTACACCAAG ATTTTCATCAACAATGAGTGGCAGGATTCTGTTAGTGGGAAGGTCTTCCCTGCTTGCAACCCAGCAACCGGAGAGCAGATCTGTGAGGTCCAGGAAGCAGACAAG GCTGATGTTGATAAAGCAGTGCAGGCAGCTCGCCTCGCCTTTTCTTTGGGCTCGGTATGGCGAAGAATGGACGCATCTGAGAGGGGTCGACTGCTGTCCAAACTGGCTGACCTGGTGGAGAGAGACAGCGTCTATCTAGCA ACTATTGAGTCACTGAACAGTGGGAAGCCTTTTCTGCCCACCCTGTTTGTGGACCTCCAAGGAACCATTAAGACACTAAGATACTTTGCTGGATACGCAGACAAGATCCACGGCACTTCTATTCCAATGG ACGGAGAGTATCTAACATTTACCAGACATGAGCCCATTGGAGTCTGTGGGCAAATTATCCCC tggaaCTTCCCTCTGATGATGACAGCATGGAAGCTGGGCCCAGCACTCGCATGTGGAAACACTGTTGTCCTCAAACCTGCTGAGCAGACGCCGCTCACCTGCCTGTACATGGCAGCGCTCATCAAGGAG GCCGGGTTTCCACCGGGAGTCATCAATATTTTGCCAGGATTCGGGCCAACGGCAGGAGCTGCAATTGCTTCGCACATGGGCATAGACAAAGTGGCTTTCACAGGATCAACTGAG GTCGGCAAGCTGATCCAAGAAGCAGCTGGGAAGAGTAACCTGAAGAGAGTGACGCTGGAACTGGGAGGCAAGAATCCCAACATCATATTTGCAGATGCTGATT TGGATCTGGCTGTAGAACAGGCCCATCAGGGCGTGTTTTTCAATGCAGGCCAGTGCTGCACAGCCGGCTCTCGCATCTATGTGGAGGAACCCATATATGAGGAGTTCGTCCGGAGGAGCGTGGAGAGAGCCAAGAGGAGAATAGTCGGCAGCCCCTTCGATCCCACTACTGAGCAGGGTCCACAG ATCAGTCGGGAGCAGCAGAATCGAGTGTTGGAGTTTATCCAGAGTGGCATCAGTGAAGGAGCCAAAATGGAGTGTGGAGGCAAAGCCCTGGGGCTGAAAGGGTTCTTCATTGAGCCCACTGTTTTCTCTAATGTGAGGGACGACATGCGGATCGCTCGAGAGGAG ATTTTTGGACCAGTGCAGCAGATCATGAAATTCAAAACTATTGAGGAAGTAATTGAAAGAGCCAACAACACAGATTACGGATTGGTTGCCGCTGTATTCACCACTGACATCAACAAAGCCATGACCATATCCACAGCCATGCAGGCTGGCACTGTCTG